One segment of Chloracidobacterium sp. DNA contains the following:
- the ubiE gene encoding bifunctional demethylmenaquinone methyltransferase/2-methoxy-6-polyprenyl-1,4-benzoquinol methylase UbiE, translated as MENPLAFQGAEKARRIQAMFAGIAPTYDQLNRWLSLNIDQHWRRAAVREAAEALRRPGAIALDICCGTADLAIELGRLAPTIGVDFCRPMLVRGLEKVRRSGRPVRLLAGDALALPFADASFDVATVAFGIRNVVDLDGALAEMHRVLKPGGKAVILEFSHPVVPGLKQLFGFYFTRILPAIGNAVSRSGYAYSYLPASVQHFPDQATLAAHMTRAGFRDVRWRNLSGGIAALHTGVKAEAN; from the coding sequence ATGGAAAATCCTCTTGCCTTTCAGGGTGCGGAAAAAGCCCGGCGCATTCAGGCGATGTTCGCCGGTATTGCGCCCACCTATGACCAGCTCAACCGCTGGTTGTCGCTCAACATTGATCAACACTGGCGCCGCGCCGCCGTCCGGGAGGCAGCGGAGGCGTTGCGCCGTCCGGGCGCTATAGCACTCGACATCTGCTGTGGGACTGCCGACCTCGCCATCGAGCTGGGACGCCTTGCGCCGACCATCGGCGTGGATTTCTGCCGGCCAATGCTCGTCCGGGGGCTGGAAAAGGTCCGCCGAAGCGGGCGTCCGGTACGCCTGCTGGCGGGCGATGCCCTGGCGCTGCCGTTCGCGGATGCAAGCTTCGACGTGGCGACAGTGGCGTTCGGCATCCGCAACGTTGTAGACCTCGACGGCGCGCTGGCGGAAATGCACCGTGTCCTCAAACCGGGCGGCAAGGCGGTGATCTTAGAGTTCTCGCATCCGGTCGTACCGGGTCTTAAGCAACTGTTCGGGTTTTACTTCACACGGATTCTACCTGCGATTGGGAACGCCGTGTCGCGGTCGGGCTATGCCTACTCGTACTTACCGGCTTCGGTGCAACATTTCCCCGACCAAGCGACACTGGCGGCGCACATGACGCGGGCTGGTTTCCGCGACGTACGGTGGCGCAACCTGTCGGGCGGCATTGCGGCGCTTCACACCGGCGTGAAGGCGGAAGCGAACTGA
- a CDS encoding MFS transporter, with amino-acid sequence MRPLLPERFAPLCSATVIISALGYFVDIYDLLLFGIVRVPSLQALGLSGQQLLDDGILLLDVQMVGLLIGGVLWGVLGDKRGRRSVLFGSILLYSVANFANAFIIELAGWLPGGVTPFQLYVVLRFLAGVGLAGELGAAVTLVSESLPKELRGYGTAIVAGVGVSGAVVAATVGKYFSWQVAYMTGGLLGFLLLAMRATLLESKMFHALEQQEVSRGNFFALFTNADRFRRFFCSILIGVPLWFAIGILITLSPELSQELGIPGITAGDAIKYAYAGLVVGDLASGLLSQYFQSRKRVVFAFQTLTLALTFVYVASRGASPTYFYALCFALGVAAGYWAVFITIAAEQFGTNLRATVATSAPNFVRASVVPLTLALQWLTHHTALGLLYSALVVGIGCTMLAYLALALLEESHGKALDFVEAT; translated from the coding sequence ATGCGCCCTCTCCTTCCCGAACGCTTTGCGCCGCTTTGTTCGGCGACGGTCATCATTTCGGCGCTGGGCTACTTCGTGGACATTTACGACTTGCTGCTGTTCGGCATTGTTCGCGTACCGAGCTTACAGGCGCTCGGCCTTAGCGGGCAACAGCTTCTTGACGACGGTATTCTCCTACTCGATGTCCAGATGGTCGGGCTGCTCATCGGCGGCGTGCTGTGGGGGGTGCTGGGCGACAAGCGCGGGCGGCGCTCGGTGTTGTTTGGCTCGATTTTGCTCTACTCGGTCGCCAACTTCGCCAACGCTTTTATCATCGAGCTGGCGGGCTGGCTGCCGGGCGGCGTGACGCCCTTTCAGCTTTACGTCGTTCTGCGATTTTTGGCGGGCGTCGGGCTGGCCGGCGAGTTGGGCGCGGCGGTGACGCTCGTGAGCGAAAGCCTGCCGAAGGAATTGCGCGGCTACGGTACGGCGATTGTCGCCGGCGTCGGCGTTTCGGGGGCGGTGGTCGCCGCGACGGTCGGCAAGTACTTCTCGTGGCAGGTCGCCTACATGACCGGCGGCTTGCTTGGTTTTCTTCTGCTGGCGATGCGCGCCACGCTGCTCGAATCCAAGATGTTCCACGCGCTTGAACAGCAGGAAGTGTCGCGCGGCAACTTCTTCGCCTTGTTTACCAACGCCGACCGTTTCCGGCGCTTCTTTTGCTCGATTTTGATTGGCGTCCCGCTGTGGTTCGCCATCGGGATTTTGATTACGCTGTCGCCCGAACTGTCGCAGGAGTTGGGGATTCCGGGTATTACGGCCGGCGACGCCATCAAGTACGCCTACGCCGGGTTGGTTGTCGGGGATTTGGCCAGCGGGTTATTGAGTCAGTATTTTCAGAGCCGGAAGCGAGTGGTGTTCGCTTTCCAAACGCTCACGCTGGCGCTGACGTTTGTCTATGTCGCCTCGCGCGGGGCGTCGCCGACGTATTTTTACGCGCTCTGCTTTGCGCTGGGCGTCGCGGCCGGCTACTGGGCGGTGTTCATCACCATCGCCGCCGAGCAGTTCGGGACGAACCTGCGCGCCACGGTCGCCACGAGTGCGCCGAACTTCGTCCGTGCGTCGGTTGTACCGCTGACGCTGGCGTTGCAGTGGCTTACGCACCACACAGCGCTTGGGTTGCTCTACAGCGCCTTGGTCGTAGGAATTGGCTGTACAATGCTAGCCTACCTCGCGTTGGCGCTTCTTGAAGAATCTCACGGCAAGGCGCTTGACTTCGTGGAAGCTACATAA